In Pseudonocardia sp. C8, one genomic interval encodes:
- a CDS encoding PLP-dependent aminotransferase family protein translates to MASPDRPQQPDARRTAAGAAAAAAGEGIDPALLPPTERFATRTAGMTASEIRALFAVASRPEVVSLAGGMPNLAALPLQSLASEVAELVGVDGMTALQYGSAQGVPQLREQICEVMREEGIEGDPNDVVVTVGSQMALDLLTRIFVDPGDVVLAEGPSYVGALGSFAAYQARVVHVAMDSRGLVPERLHEALDSLARKGITPKFLYTIPNFHNPAGVTLAHERRPRILDLCRRYGVMVIEDNPYGMLGFTGEVHPALRSYDADVIYLGSFSKTFASGLRVGWALVPPLVRDRLVLAAESATLCPPSFTQMLVSRYLSHHDWRSQIKTFSENYRERRDAMLAALETYLPEGCSWTVPDGGFFVWLTVPEGVDTKAMLPRAVTARVAYASGTGFYADGFGSRQLRLSFCYPTPERITEGVRRLAAVLEAELDVVRTFGTSARTELARGPQTPSPDTT, encoded by the coding sequence ATGGCCTCGCCCGACCGCCCGCAGCAGCCCGACGCCCGCCGCACCGCGGCCGGGGCGGCGGCCGCAGCGGCAGGGGAGGGCATCGATCCGGCCCTGCTGCCCCCGACCGAGCGGTTCGCCACCCGCACGGCCGGGATGACGGCGTCGGAGATCCGGGCGCTGTTCGCGGTCGCCAGCCGGCCCGAGGTCGTCTCGCTGGCGGGTGGGATGCCGAACCTGGCGGCGCTGCCGTTGCAGTCGCTGGCCTCCGAGGTCGCCGAGCTGGTCGGTGTCGACGGCATGACCGCGCTGCAGTACGGCTCGGCCCAGGGTGTCCCGCAGCTGCGCGAGCAGATCTGCGAGGTCATGCGGGAGGAGGGGATCGAGGGCGACCCGAACGACGTCGTCGTGACCGTCGGCTCGCAGATGGCGCTCGACCTGCTGACCCGGATCTTCGTCGACCCGGGTGACGTCGTGCTGGCCGAGGGCCCGTCGTACGTCGGCGCGCTCGGCAGCTTCGCCGCCTACCAGGCGCGCGTCGTGCATGTCGCCATGGACTCCCGCGGACTGGTGCCGGAGCGGCTGCACGAGGCGCTGGACTCGCTGGCCCGCAAGGGAATCACCCCGAAGTTCCTCTACACGATCCCGAACTTCCACAACCCGGCCGGCGTGACGCTGGCCCACGAACGGCGCCCGCGGATCCTCGACCTGTGCCGCCGCTACGGCGTCATGGTGATCGAGGACAACCCGTACGGGATGCTCGGGTTCACCGGGGAGGTGCATCCGGCGCTGCGGTCGTACGACGCCGACGTCATCTACCTCGGGTCGTTCTCGAAGACGTTCGCCTCGGGGCTGCGGGTCGGCTGGGCGCTCGTGCCGCCGCTGGTGCGGGACCGGCTCGTGCTCGCCGCGGAGTCGGCGACGCTGTGCCCGCCGTCGTTCACGCAGATGCTGGTGTCGCGGTACCTGTCGCACCACGACTGGCGCAGCCAGATCAAGACGTTCAGCGAGAACTACCGGGAGCGCCGGGACGCGATGCTCGCCGCGCTGGAGACCTACCTGCCCGAGGGGTGCAGCTGGACCGTGCCGGACGGCGGGTTCTTCGTCTGGCTCACGGTGCCGGAGGGCGTCGACACCAAGGCGATGCTGCCGCGCGCGGTAACCGCGCGGGTGGCGTACGCGTCCGGGACCGGGTTCTACGCCGACGGGTTCGGCAGCCGGCAGCTGCGGCTCTCGTTCTGCTACCCGACCCCGGAGCGGATCACCGAGGGCGTGCGGCGGCTCGCGGCGGTGCTGGAGGCCGAGCTCGACGTCGTCCGGACCTTCGGCACGTCGGCGCGCACCGAGCTGGCGCGGGGACCGCAGACGCCGTCGCCGGACACCACCTGA